A DNA window from Sphingopyxis macrogoltabida contains the following coding sequences:
- the ligA gene encoding NAD-dependent DNA ligase LigA: protein MTEIESLTEADAANELMRLAKTIARHSKLYHAEDAPEISDADYDALVRRNNELEAAFPNLIRADSPNNQVGAAVEASPLAKVTHAQRMMSLDNAFSGADVEEFAARVRRFLNLGEGDIVALTAEDKIDGLSCSLRYEKGLLVQAATRGDGSVGEDVTPNVRTIADIPQQLAGAVPDVFEIRGEVYMAKADFTALNARLLAEADDPEKARQFANPRNAAAGSLRQKDAGITAARPLRFLAHGWGEVSDVPETTQFAMMKQIESWGVPVSPLLRRFEAVEDVLAHYALIEAERAELPYDIDGVVYKVDRLDWQARLGFVAKAPRWAIAHKFPAERAQTTLEAIDIQVGRTGKLTPVGRLVPVTVGGVVVSNVTLHNRDEIGRLGVRPGDRVVVQRAGDVIPQVVENLTRDEDRAPYMFPDHCPVCGSEAVAEEGEVDVRCTGGLICGAQKFERLRHFVSRGALDIEGLGEKSIAEFLELGWLDKGPADIFRLRNHRADLLGREGWKEKSVDNLFAAIEAKRQPDAARLLFGLGIRHIGAVTARDLLKGLGDIAVLPGKAAEIQAYLDANPQAEGESDGKFVARKMEAIKAILDVRADGIGPAVAEALGDFFHEPHNRALWDDLLSEVSPPPYVVETRESEVSGMTVVFTGKLETMSRDEAKAQAEALGAKAAGSVSAKTDLVVAGPGAGSKLKQASALGIRVIDEAEWAEIVAAAG, encoded by the coding sequence AAGACCATCGCCCGTCACAGCAAGCTTTATCATGCCGAGGACGCGCCCGAAATTTCGGATGCCGACTATGACGCGCTTGTCCGCCGCAACAACGAGCTCGAAGCGGCCTTCCCGAACCTGATCCGCGCCGACAGCCCGAACAACCAGGTCGGCGCCGCGGTCGAGGCTTCGCCGCTGGCAAAAGTGACGCACGCACAGCGGATGATGAGCCTCGACAATGCGTTCAGCGGCGCGGATGTCGAGGAGTTCGCGGCGCGGGTGCGGCGCTTCCTCAATCTCGGCGAGGGCGACATCGTCGCGCTGACTGCCGAGGACAAGATCGACGGCCTGTCCTGTTCGCTACGCTACGAAAAGGGCCTGCTCGTGCAGGCCGCGACGCGTGGCGACGGCAGCGTCGGCGAGGATGTGACGCCCAACGTCCGCACCATCGCCGACATCCCGCAACAGCTTGCCGGCGCGGTTCCCGATGTCTTCGAGATCCGCGGCGAAGTTTACATGGCGAAGGCCGATTTCACCGCGCTCAACGCACGGCTGCTCGCCGAGGCCGACGACCCCGAAAAAGCGCGCCAGTTCGCCAATCCGCGCAATGCCGCCGCGGGCTCGCTGCGCCAGAAGGACGCCGGCATCACCGCCGCGCGCCCGCTGCGTTTCCTCGCGCACGGCTGGGGCGAGGTAAGCGACGTTCCCGAGACGACGCAATTTGCGATGATGAAGCAGATCGAAAGCTGGGGCGTGCCCGTGTCGCCGCTGCTGAGGCGCTTCGAGGCGGTCGAGGATGTGCTCGCCCATTATGCGCTGATCGAGGCTGAGCGCGCCGAACTGCCCTATGACATCGACGGCGTCGTCTACAAGGTCGACCGGCTCGACTGGCAGGCACGCCTCGGCTTCGTGGCCAAGGCGCCGCGCTGGGCCATCGCGCATAAATTCCCTGCCGAACGCGCGCAGACGACGCTCGAAGCCATCGACATCCAGGTCGGCCGCACCGGGAAACTGACCCCGGTCGGGCGGCTCGTTCCCGTGACCGTCGGCGGCGTCGTCGTGTCGAACGTCACGCTCCACAACCGCGACGAGATCGGCCGATTGGGGGTACGCCCCGGCGACCGCGTCGTCGTCCAGCGCGCCGGCGACGTCATCCCGCAGGTGGTCGAGAATCTGACCCGCGACGAGGACCGCGCGCCTTACATGTTCCCCGACCATTGCCCCGTCTGCGGCAGCGAGGCGGTCGCCGAAGAGGGCGAGGTCGACGTCCGTTGCACGGGCGGCTTGATCTGCGGCGCGCAGAAGTTCGAGCGCCTGCGCCATTTCGTCAGCCGCGGCGCGCTCGATATTGAGGGGCTCGGCGAAAAGAGCATCGCCGAATTTCTCGAGCTTGGCTGGCTCGACAAGGGGCCTGCGGACATTTTCCGCCTCAGGAACCACCGCGCCGACCTGCTCGGGCGCGAGGGGTGGAAGGAAAAGTCGGTCGACAATCTTTTCGCCGCGATCGAGGCGAAACGGCAACCCGACGCGGCGCGGCTGCTGTTCGGGCTCGGTATCCGCCATATCGGTGCGGTGACCGCGCGCGACCTGCTCAAGGGGCTCGGCGACATCGCCGTTCTTCCCGGAAAAGCCGCTGAAATTCAGGCCTATCTCGACGCAAACCCGCAGGCCGAAGGCGAGTCCGACGGCAAGTTCGTCGCCCGCAAGATGGAGGCGATCAAGGCGATCCTCGACGTTCGCGCCGACGGGATCGGGCCCGCGGTCGCCGAAGCGCTGGGCGATTTCTTCCACGAGCCGCATAATCGCGCCCTGTGGGACGATCTCCTCTCCGAAGTCTCGCCGCCGCCTTATGTGGTGGAGACGCGAGAAAGCGAAGTTTCGGGAATGACGGTGGTGTTCACCGGCAAACTCGAAACGATGAGCCGCGACGAAGCAAAGGCGCAGGCCGAGGCGCTGGGCGCCAAGGCCGCGGGATCGGTGAGCGCGAAGACCGACCTCGTCGTCGCGGGGCCCGGCGCGGGATCGAAGCTCAAGCAGGCGAGCGCGCTCGGCATCCGCGTGATCGACGAGGCCGAATGGGCGGAGATTGTCGCGGCGGCTGGGTAA